In Dolichospermum flos-aquae CCAP 1403/13F, the following proteins share a genomic window:
- a CDS encoding Uma2 family endonuclease, which yields MVQSTLKLITSDEFITQYGDSYPYELIDGELIEMEPTGPHEQVSSFIGRKLNVEIDHYDLPYFIPHRCLIKLLGTNTAFRPDVIILDQTQLINEPLWQQEPVITSGKSIKLIAEVVSTNWQNDYARKVEDYALLAIPEYWIVDYLGIGGREYIGKTKQPTITICTLVEDEYQKRLFQNNDKLVSSIFPNLQLTAKQVFTSVCAIT from the coding sequence ATGGTACAATCAACCCTAAAATTAATTACATCTGATGAATTTATTACTCAATATGGTGACAGCTATCCCTATGAACTTATTGATGGGGAATTAATCGAGATGGAACCCACAGGACCACATGAACAGGTATCATCTTTCATTGGCAGAAAACTGAATGTGGAAATTGATCATTATGATTTACCATACTTTATCCCCCATCGCTGCTTGATCAAACTACTGGGAACAAACACAGCCTTTCGTCCCGATGTGATCATATTAGACCAAACACAACTAATCAATGAACCATTATGGCAACAAGAACCTGTAATTACATCAGGAAAATCAATTAAACTAATTGCTGAAGTTGTCAGCACAAACTGGCAAAATGATTATGCTCGCAAAGTTGAAGATTATGCCCTATTAGCTATTCCTGAATATTGGATTGTAGATTATTTAGGCATTGGTGGTAGAGAATATATTGGCAAAACCAAGCAGCCAACAATTACAATTTGTACGTTAGTAGAAGACGAATATCAAAAGCGATTGTTTCAAAACAACGATAAACTGGTTTCCTCAATCTTTCCCAATTTACAATTAACAGCAAAACAAGTCTTTACGTCTGTTTGTGCTATAACCTAA